TAAGTGTGTATTATCTATGTACAAGTTAATTTATGGGAAAAAAGCGCCGAAACACGATCTTGATTTGGGAGTAGACCCCGCGCTGACTGGAAGCGCCCCGGTTCCAGTATAAACAAATTCCAAATAAACATGGTTTTGGTTCggaaaacaattcaaaattgtAACTTTTATCTGGacaaagaaatgaaaatatgatgaagcttcatgaaaaatagaaaaaaaattgaatatttttagagaGTGAAGAATTTGAAGAGAGGTACTCAAgttaaagaaattgaatttatcGTTCAATTACACTGAGCacctgaaattttatttacagtgaCATATAGATTTCTAGAAAAAATCACCTTGAatcttttctttcatttttttataatttattaatttatttaggcAATTCCATTtacatttaagaatatttattgccgtaatttttaaagaaatcacttaataataatattacaaaaattgaaaaaggttCTTCTGAGAGACTTTGAAATTCTAGGCACATTTTCCGAGAAAATTTGTAAAGCCGAGAAAAGTTTTCAGGTTAAGCCCCATTTCCAGTTTAACCTCAAAGCTCAAACTAATTTTATGTTTACTAACATATACctattacgaaaaaattaattttaatatgtccatatattcatatatactgGCTGAAAAGGCAATTTTTTGAAGGAAAGAAGAGAGCTATGAAAATAAAGATCTTCTAAgtaagaaaaacaattaaaaagagTTAAGACTACTACGTACCTACGTAATGAAGAAATGATTgtctttaaatatttgaaatgcaCTGTActttgttaaaaacaataaacataaacaaaaataacaccATAAAGTTAAGGTATAATGTCCATTAtagtcaaatttataaaaacatgctGCTACATACCTACGTACAACATTTGTCACAAAACGGACAACAGTGCATAATACTTATACACCGTGTGTatacataaacaaattatacgCACACAGCTGCATATTTACAGattgttttttgtgtttatatttttaacaagagGTACCTttttcttgataccaaatagttgtttttgaaaaaaatttgtcgaaaacTATTCTGGTACATTTAACCAATACAAAAGTTCCAACTTTGATAGGAAAcagcattttaaattgactgtAATTTTCATGGGGTCTGTAAAAAAGTTAGTTTACGGACATTctaccttaaattaaaaaaaattattattgaattaaaaattaatgatttacgTACGCACGTTTGATAAAGCGGAAGGCTAATACCACCTGCatttggtgtgtgtgtgtgtgtatccgTACACACGACCAatcaacacaataaatatatctcTTCCGGTTGTATGTCATCCGCCAGGTCAATGTCATCAAAGGGTACTACTCTACAcatcgtatttatttataatcttaatgaataaaattcacTGTCAACATCAAATTGTTTGtcaatcattaatattaatattgcatatactttaaaaaaaaaagaagcatctCCGTTGCCGCGTTTCAATGAACTTTTTTTGTCTTACCGATAAGTTCATTGGTCTTGGTAACGAACACGTTCTATATAAATTTAGCAACcccataaatttataattttatactatattgtcataaaaatttgaaattacctagaaataattatatcgacttcgttgaggtgtcgatcgaagcatattaacggcaatatgatctgacaagaatttcataacatgcTGGGATATTATTCGTGTGAACCTCAAGAGTCGCACTAGACCCTGTCCCCACAGCTTGTTGATAATAAAGGTCAggaaaactaattatttaaggATTTTCCCTATGCgattaaccaaaaaatattgtaaacttaataataaaataaaaaaatataaacttttcaaCATTCTATAAcgtttttattcatataaaaattcaatttacatttaaataatttaacatactAAAGCcttcttttttcatttaaatagctttaaaaaccctgcaaaattttctcgaaaaactcctaataatagatttatttatttatttgttaattaagcCTAGAAAAAACTACCATCAATATCTAAATTATTGTTCTTCCGaaagatttaatttattaactaaaaataaattcataattcaaGCCATTCTTCTTTCTCTGATAATAAAAACATAGGTACAGTCACAATTAATAATTCGTGCCCTCAAGTTTGTAtcaataggaaatattcatattcaaatattcaaagtaaaaaatatacataatccttaaaaatgctgtattgaagtgtaaaaaaatatttaaaatacatcttaattttgagatatttaaacgcagttttttggcgctctctgttgatgacgtataagcacgtgatctgtcaattggtgacagttcaatgtataatttacactttaaaaaaatgaatttacaacacagaatttatacccgttattattaagttttctaatgaaaagccgtagaatagtataatttaatgaaataccatataaaatgtaagtaattaatatcatacagtatgtcaacaaatttgacaagcccgtactttgatgtcacgtccgtatacaaatttgaatttccgttttagaaatttttaaatgccctcactgaatttgtacttttattaattaattttaagtaattaaaaagatgttaattactaaaataatggtttagttgaaatgtccagtcattaaagttacggaagaaaaatatttgaaccaaatttaaatttcatgaatattccttattaATAGAATGCGCCTCAAGATCATATTGGACATATTCTGAAATACAGCTTAAAGAGAAAGGTAGAattcctaaaattattttacttagaaaaagttattaatcgaataacccaaaaaaaatctttctaaagaacacaatttttttttatacatatttacagaaacaaaaataaattaacaaaaacaattcttttttttttgtattaaggCTTCGTTTAATTTCGACGAATAATTAcgattgaaaaatgtttatcacatagttttaaacttaaatactGTTGCAATTAAAAccgaaaataaactaattttaattagtaaaaccgtaaaaccataaaaatataaatcatgatagaaatttaattattggatatttttttcGGTTTCAAACTTTCAATTTCACCAAACGATTTCTTTTGGTTCAAGCAGAGGCTgtgaatatcgaaaaaaatcgcAGTTTATAGATTAATGTGCAgtaattattctataaaaagtGGCATTATTCTAATTACTGTCCATCTAACTTAAATATCCTGAACCAAGACATTTATATCCACTGATGATTggataaatcgaaaaattggtCGTAATGAGCCAAAACGAACGCTGGAGAGCTAAATGTCGATCACTTGCCCACAGCTGTGATATTCTTAAGTACTCCAAGGTGTAAAGTACtgatatatttttggagaataaAGTCGTCTTCATTTCAAGCTTGTAGTTGCAGgtaatctgaaaattttaagcctCAAAAAATGAAGATAACTTTATTCTCCAAAAATATGTCAATTATGACACCTTAAAATGCACTTTAGAACTTTAAAGGTGTGAACAAGTGGTCGACATTTTGCTCTCATAACCGTTCTGAGAAAACCAATTTTGGTTACcaagtaaataatattgaaatttaggaCACTTGGAGCCAGTTTTCCACACGtggaaaaatagaaattatcaattaatcgtGTAATGTTCGATAAGATTTTGgttttacaattgaaattaaGTATTCAACTAGGTTaggttttaattcaatttagaatatttagatTAAAACTGTTATAAGCCTGCAACGTATCCTAATTTAATTATCGAAATACTTTTGGTTTGACTTTACCAAAAGTGACACTCGAATACACCCGATaattaccatatttttttggattattgGTTGTGTAGTGCCTATCGATTCAGAGGCAATTTTTCATTACTTATGTGAACTACATTTTGAGGGTAAGTTGCAGgcgtataaatatatacatttatataaatattaaaataattttcttaacaataataataaaattattaaattttattaagtactttttcaaaattgtttttgatttatggCACTTCGTATTTCTTTTGATATCCTTGACTCTTTGATCGTCGATAACCATAAATTCCACCGATAATTGCAACCACGACTATGACACCAACTAATACACCAATCGTAATTGCAAGTGCAGGACTACTTGAAGATGAAGGACATTCAACGGCTGTAACAaacagtttaataaaattagttgaaatttttatcgaaataaattcatttgtttattcatGAAGCAAGGTCGTCAGTACCTTGAGAAGCATCTTGCTATCTCCAATGGTTTCAAGATGGGTGAAGGCCCGGATTTACAAAACAATGATTAGGCTGACGGTACTCTATGGGTCGGAAACGTGGGCTATGAACAAGGCAGTGGCTAATAAATTACTGATTTGGGAGAGGaaagttttaaggaaaatttatgGAGGTGTGAAAGATCAGTGTGGGCTTTGGAGAAGAAGGACAAATGAGGAAGTTTATGCAATGTATAGGGACCCCAACATTGTTAATGTTATCAAAGCACGGCGTGTAGGATGGCTCTGGCATAAATACTATGGCAATTCAGTCACTTTTAAGGCTGtctttgtcattaaaaaaatcgtgAGTAATTACATTAGGGCacgttgtattattttaaaaataacttaccgTCACCGAATTTTACTTCGTCTTCTTCATTAAAAGCTTGAATTTGTAAATCTTTGAAATACAATTTAGTTTTATCTTCTACTGATTTCACATCAACTTCACTTTCTTTATCACATTTGTAACTCTGTCCAACCGGTGTTTTGAATAATTCCGCATTCTCAACTTTATCGACtacttctttatttaaatattctaaaaaaaaaggaaaacaaattcatgaatatttgtTACTACTATTTTGTATaactaaacaaacaaattaaacaagtgGTAATAACAACTAACAAAAATAGCTTgaattttttctcgaaaaatgaGTTGGAATTCTGATCCTAACATTACTCACATCAATCCGGAATTTTTGATTTGTGTTTACATCGTAATACATAtggtgtgtccccggatagaggtaactatacttgtaaatttccttatttttcattttaagaaaaaaagtcattctttataagaagttttgcttattctgaaaagtatgtagggatatttaaaacttcttaataatgtacagggtagccaataatttggaatcactatttttaattttggtaaactacccttcttttttataagttggcgaaatgttacttagaaaagttactcgcaattaacaattatgactctttacaaaatatcaagaagatctttccaactttggcaattccattcttagtgaatgtttatccgagaaaaaaaatttcaattgtacaAATAGGTACATTTCGAAGTAAacgagaattaaaaatattggagTAGGctagaaacatattttaaaagaatcccAATAATTGATCTGAACAGCGTCAGGATGAAAGTTCCGTCCCAATTTTCGGCCTAAATACCGGTCTATAATGAATAATGAAAACTTACTGTCTTTATCTTCAACATCCTTTAAAATTCTTGAATCAAGTATTATATTAGTTTCAATTTTATGAATGTAGAATTCTTTgttatcatttttcttaaaatacaacattattgttgattttttttcatcgtCGTTTTTATCAGCAGTAACGGCTAATAATGATCTTCTTTGTCTTGTTTTCAATTCAGAATTTTCTTCAGTGGTTGATTCTGAAGTTGTTGTTTCTGTAGTTGATTCAGTCGTACTTTCTGTAGTTGATTGGGTAGTACTTTCTGTAGTTGATTCAGTCGTACTTTCTGTAGTTGATTCGGTAGTACTTTCTGTAGTTGATTCAGTAGTACTTTCTGTAGTTGATTCAGTCGTACTTTCTGTAGTTGGTGCAGTAGTACTTTCTGTAGTTGATTCAGTAGTACTTTCTGTAGTTGATTCAGTCGTACTTTCTGTAGTTGGTGCAGTAGTACTTTCTGTAGTTGGTGCAGTCGTACTTTCTGTAGTTGGTGCAGTAGTACTTTCTGTAGTAGATTCAGTCGTACTTTCTGTAGTTGGTGCAGTAGTACTTTCTGTAGTTGATTCAGTAGTACTTTCTGTAGTTGATTCAGTAGTACTTTCTGTAGTTGATTCAGTCGTACTTTCTGTAGTTGGTGCAGTAGTACTTTCTGTAGTTGATTCAGTAGTACTCTCTGTAGTTGGTTCAGTAGTACTTTCTGTAGGTGATTCAGTAGTGCTTTCTGTAGTTGATTCAGTCGTACTTTCTGTAGTTGATTCAGTAGTGCTTTCTGTAGTTGATTCAGTCGTACTTTCTGTAGTTGATTCAGTAGTACTTTCTGTAGTTGATTCAGTCGTACTTTCTGTAGTTGATTCAGTAGTGCTTTCTGTAGTTGATTCAGTCGGACCTTCTGTAGTTGGTTCCATCGGACCTTCTGTAGTTGGTTCAGTTGAACCTTCTGTAGTTGGTTCAGTCGAACCTTCTGTAGTTGGTTCAGTCGAACCTTCTGTAGTTGGTTTTGTGGTGGTAGTTGTAGATTCGCCGTCGTCAGGTGTCCATTTTAATACCAATAATGACTCTGAACAATCTCCTTCCTGTTCCACATTTTCGGGTAATTCTGCTTTCACCTAaacaataaaaacgaaaaaaaataacctAGAAAACATAAGTgcaataaaataagaatttacctttttgtttttgtcttcCTCATCGTATCCAATTTCTAGCGTAATATCGAAATTAGCAAAAATACATGTTTTCCCATTCTTATCTTGGAccttatatttaatattgttatctTCGGCCAACAGTTGTGGGGATAAATCTATCgggaaaaaatcatattaattaaaaattattatttcatatttttatctttttgattaagtttttttgttaaGAGTTGACgatctatacatatataaagcTGTACCcaaaatttcaatcataatGTCCTAACggtgttaaaattaataataagataaagataacaaaacacaaaattatttttcataaaaaataaggattattataatttttgtaaaataattttagtaaaattattcattcagtCACGTgacaacaaaattattgaaagtcATAAAGTATTGAAAGTTTTATGTCACACCATGGCAAACGCAATTTAATCAACATTACTTTTTAATAGAACGAAGCAGTTTACTTGATTACAACTGCTTATACTTGTATACACAAAATCAAGTGTATGACAAGTCATGATGtgattcaagacgccatgacactttaaattgttttcgaagtaaatttgaatttgaaaagcaaaatacataatagtgtttttttttaaataatacttttttggtataaatcaaatactaaagtaatgtataaacaaatttttcaaatttaggacaaaagccttTTCCATACGTTGATGTTATGTATTTTACTTTCTTTGATTTGTTCTCAaccatttaacaaattttaattattttgtaaactaacAATAAAGttaggtattaataaataaacgatAATCACCTCCGTTGGTTAAAATATATGGCCTTGTTGAAACCATTTACTAATGGCTTCATTAGTAAACAAtcagttaattaaataaaagtgcCAAATggaataatttgttattaaaagatAGAAGTtagttaacaaaataatttaaaaagaaaaaaagaaatattaaaatgaattcttTTTTATCGTCAACTCGTTAAAAGAGGCGGTCAACTTCAATACAATTTCCTGAAAAACACAATTAATTCTCTCCGTACttaattttaacgtttttttaatGGAAGTTAAGGTACAtagatattttttggaaaaattaatgaaatttatttttatagcgttTACCAACTTCTCAACCCCATTCTGTACCTATATGGCAAGTTTATTCGGCTATTGATCCAAATAAGGTCATGTCGATTTCAATCATGTATCATGTATCAGTCGGATAATTTAtgaattgatatttataatagtgaaaatgaattcatatttttttttagttaagtaattggatcattttgtacaaaaaatgtctttttttatttgattttcattttccGTGTGTAATTTACTGTTTCGGAGTGCAAAAAATGGTCATATAATGAATTGCAGATTGCAGTCAtaagtttcttatttttaaccAGATTTGAagaattctcaaaattaaatcGATAATTTACGAAGACTTCTTTCGCCAAAGATATTTTCATATCATGACTATtgggacactctgtataattttaaattaaactatgtAAAAAGTCAACACATTTTTATTCGACATAATTCAATTTCGGgcaatttgatttgatttcttCTCTGATCTGCCTTTTATTTAGCTTTTATAATACCTAAATAGCAACAGTCAATCGAAGGACTCCGGTTTGCGGAaatcagtcaatttttttacttatttataatcAGAAAACTATGAgtcttttaaaaactaaaattttgtttaaaaattgaaaatattttaaaaggcagAAACcgcatttttatgaaattttgctTACGCGTAAATATgtcatttaaagaaaaagaaacgGTTACAAAGTCTGAATATATAgtcaataataaattcatatcgCGCCAATTCAATACaacacaattattatttcttattaaaatatttaaaaataaattattgcttacctattaaataaattaaacaaacgaataaataatattttaaaaacatttttaacacaaaattaaattttccaaaaaaaaaaaaaattaaaaaggcaTATGGTTAACACTTGAATGTTTACTAACGAAAtctctttatcaaaaaataaaaatcactgttGGTGTGTTATGAACGATTATGGCCTGTGTGTATTCCTTTCATACACAGGAAGGACTAAATATTAACTGTCTAAAAAGGACCTTGTTGCTTAGCTAATGTATGTCTAAAACTTTTGTacctaataaatatatttatataaagatcTCATACATACTGcaactttttgttaaaaggacTTTTTTCAAACTGgccaataaaatgaattttatcttaAGTACCCTAAACGTTATTACAGtaaaactttatatactttatacacattatattataaaatgtgtgaaatattttataaaatgcaaattttcttATACACCAGTCTAAATACCTCTCTGATATTGGTtacatttggaaaaaattagttgcaggATCGGACCCGTATTTTTGTGTAGAACATAATATGTATAACTCAGGAAACAAACTTAAAACAGCTGCATTTAGCCGGAAAGGGGTGCGTCGGGGGTGAAAAGGGGTAACAAATGGTTTTTAGTGATTTGTGGCTAAAGTATTTATgttctgattttcccatcgcttccaccatattttatataaatacatttagtcttaaattaaaaattttaataaaaaatacttttaaagggaCAAGCGTATAATTCACTCATAcccaactatttttaaaagcttgaggcgcttaatatcaggatgaatcgaaaagtaattaggtatgtggagtagatgaggtgttccgatttatttttgatattttaaattgaacgcctcaagcttttacaaatagtcgtgtatgagtgacttatagataaaattattttctactttttagtacaataaaagcttgtcctttaaaaagttttttttttttaaattttttttattttacttttatttatctttaaataaattatttaaatattttgtcataatatgACCAAATACATCCGCAGTAAACATGCCTTGTCAAAATTTGAGCGGGCTATACCAATGGctttatttagcaaaaaaaagcGCAGTCGCCCTTTGTAAAAAAGCATccgttatatatattttttctgcgATAATTAAgagataaatgataaaaatgtatGGCTATAAAAAAGCGGCCGCTATTTTAGAAACTGAGTTAGATTTTTCTAATggaaaagataattttcaaaatttacttaaattttgtaaatataaaaatagtcaaaattaacCAAGTAGTGGTAAAAACTGGTAAAAATTTGGATAAacgaaattaatgaaaatttaaagatcCCTTTccgaaataatcatttttagaatataaagaaaatttttactaattgcATTAAGACAAATTCGAAATGAGatattatttctcaaaattgatgatttcacaaccatttaaaaaaagtttcttgtaCCTGAAAAATGGTTTTACTGTAAGCTCAGTTTTATAttcgataaatattattattatcctatTCCATATAGATAACTGGTATTTGTATTATTGTCTCCATTAAAACGAGAGAGGAATGTGCATTTAATGCATATATGTAAATATCTTTCTcccttttttgcaattttataatatgcaaGTTACTTATATCATGGTGTTCCAAATAATTCtaacaatttaattgaatatacaaattttcaatggGTAATATGCCTAGAAAAGGCCTTTGTTCTGATACCGATTTCAATGTACCTTTcgttaaaaatgtgaaaatgtgCTAGAATAGATGCCAAggtctgaaatcaaaattaaaatcgattgataaacataaaagataatataagtaattaaataattttttctatctttttcttgcaaaacaacttttggtattatcgttagtcaaaaataaatcatgaaatttgaaaaaagttaaaatttatgtaaaaatatacttaaatattctgatttcgagtcataaaagcacatttttcttttaaaatattaaaattaaaaatattaatttttaaactgtatatcacgtgacctaaaacgcgggtaagccctgctatgatatcatagcggtatgagtcatataccatcagttagttcagtgtagacagttaggtataatatatacatagataataagtatttatatttattataatcaaatgtctatgaatatatctgtcaaacttatttgtgttatttcatatagtgatacccatattacgtcatcaaattggatgcccgcgtttttgacagtttaaaaaaggttcaaaatttaatttaagtttttggcaagaaagcgtgtgtatttttccgaaataaattttttgtggctttttattagcaaaatcaacattttgaattactttttcaaaaatagtggaataccctattataggTACAGTTATactatttacttttttgttaacagtaaaaatttatgtggtacctattgtaaaatgaaaatataataaaataataaaaacgaaaaaaaaaattgtctcccCACGCATTTATTTTTGTGAACGAGATATGCCGTACTATGTATTGCACACAATTCCGTTATGTTTACACAGGGAGATTAGGAAAAACTCGTTGTCACACACATACGAGATAAATCGGTGCTATAATCTACGTAAATGGGTTGAGACATTCAGAATTAAACGCTTCACCGCTTTATATTACaaatagttacaaaaaaaaacatgtcaaattttttaaaacagtcTAAGTCTAAAGTAATGATGTGCAAATTAATCGACCTTGACTTTCCCTAAGCAGAAGAAAGACTCGgcgatgaaatgaaaaaaatgccaCCCTTTATTCATGTTCCTTTATTCAAAAGAAGGGATAAATCTCGGtcatattttataagttttaatagGGGTT
The Chrysoperla carnea chromosome 4, inChrCarn1.1, whole genome shotgun sequence genome window above contains:
- the LOC123297378 gene encoding flocculation protein FLO11-like; translation: MFLKYYLFVCLIYLIDLSPQLLAEDNNIKYKVQDKNGKTCIFANFDITLEIGYDEEDKNKKVKAELPENVEQEGDCSESLLVLKWTPDDGESTTTTTKPTTEGSTEPTTEGSTEPTTEGSTEPTTEGPMEPTTEGPTESTTESTTESTTESTTESTTESTTESTTESTTESTTESTTESTTESTTESTTESTTESPTESTTEPTTESTTESTTESTTAPTTESTTESTTESTTESTTESTTESTTESTTAPTTESTTESTTESTTAPTTESTTAPTTESTTAPTTESTTESTTESTTESTTESTTAPTTESTTESTTESTTESTTESTTESTTESTTESTTESTTQSTTESTTESTTETTTSESTTEENSELKTRQRRSLLAVTADKNDDEKKSTIMLYFKKNDNKEFYIHKIETNIILDSRILKDVEDKDKYLNKEVVDKVENAELFKTPVGQSYKCDKESEVDVKSVEDKTKLYFKDLQIQAFNEEDEVKFGDAVECPSSSSSPALAITIGVLVGVIVVVAIIGGIYGYRRSKSQGYQKKYEVP